In Strigops habroptila isolate Jane chromosome 4, bStrHab1.2.pri, whole genome shotgun sequence, a single genomic region encodes these proteins:
- the CAT gene encoding catalase, translating into MADNRDDASDQLKQWRSQRGSQKPDVLTTGAGNPIGDKLNLLTLGPRGPLLVQDVVFTDEMAHFDRERIPERVVHAKGAGAFGYFEVTHDITQYCKAKVFEHIGKRTPIAIRFSTVAGESGSADTVRDPRGFAMKFYTEEGNWDLVGNNTPIFFIRDAMLFPSFIHSQKRNPQTHLKDPDMVWDFWSLRPESLHQVSFLFSDRGIPDGYRHMNGYGSHTFKLVNASGRAVYCKFHAKTDQGIKNLPVEEAGRLASTDPDYGIRDLYNAIAKGDYPSWSFYIQVMTFEEAEKFPFNPFDLTKIWPHGDYPLIPVGKLVLNRNPVNYFVDVEQMAFDPSNMPPGIEPSPDKMLQGRLFSYPDTHRHRLGPNYLQIPVNCPFRARVANYQRDGPMCISDNQGGAPNYYPNSFTGPEDQPVWKESRVSVSGDVQRFNSANEDNVTQVRDFYTKVLKEDERQRLCKNIADHLKDAQLFIQKRAVKNFTDVHPDYGARIQAFLDKYNADSGKKDVIRTYTQSTSRMSAKERSNL; encoded by the exons ATGGCTGACAACCGGGACGACGCCTCCGACCAGCTGAAGCAGTGGCGGAGCCAGCGGGGCTCGCAG aAACCTGATGTCTTGACCACTGGTGCTGGGAACCCCATAGGGGATAAGCTTAATCTCCTGACATTAGGGCCACGTGGCCCTCTTCTTGTTCAAGATGTTGTTTTCACTGATGAGATGGCTCATTTTGACAGAGAGAGGATTCCTGAAAGAGTTGTGCATGCAAAAGGGGCAG GAGCCTTTGGTTATTTTGAAGTCACTCATGATATTACCCAGTATTGCAAGGCAAAAGTGTTTGAACACATTGGAAAAAGAACTCCGATTGCTATCCGGTTCTCTACTGTTG CTGGAGAATCTGGGTCAGCTGATACAGTTCGTGACCCTCGAGGCTTTGCAATGAAATTCTACACAGAAGAGGGTAACTGGGATCTTGTGGGGAATAATACTCCCATCTTCTTTATTCGGGATGCAATGTTG TTTCCATCCTTCATCCATAGCCAAAAGAGGAACCCTCAGACTCACCTGAAGGATCCAGACATGGTGTGGGACTTCTGGAGTCTTCGCCCTGAGTCTTTGCATCAA GTGTCTTTCTTGTTTAGTGACCGTGGTATTCCAGATGGTTATCGTCATATGAATGGATATGGATCACATACTTTTAAACTGGTTAATGCTAGTGGAAGAGCAGTTTACTGCAAATTCCATGCGAAG aCTGATCAGGGCATCAAAAACCTTCCCGTTGAAGAAGCAGGAAGACTGGCTTCTACTGATCCCGATTATGGAATACGTGATCTTTACAATGCCATTGCCAAGGGGGACTATCCATCATGGTCTTTCTACATACAAGTTATGACATTTGAAGAAGCGGAGAAGTTTCCATTTAATCCTTTTGATTTAACTAAG ATCTGGCCACATGGGGACTACCCCCTCATTCCTGTGGGAAAACTTGTCCTGAACAGGAATCCTGTCAATTACTTTGTAGATGTAGAACAGATGGCATTTGATCCTAGCAACATGCCACCTGGTATTGAACCCAGCCCTGACAAAATGCTGCAG GGTCGTCTCTTTTCGTATCCTGACACTCATAGACACCGTCTGGGACCCAACTATCTACAAATTCCTGTGAACTGCCCCTTCAGAGCTCGTGTGGCCAATTACCAGAGAGATGGACCAATGTGTATTTCTGACAACCAAG gtggTGCCCCAAACTATTACCCAAACAGTTTTACTGGTCCAGAAGATCAGCCTGTGTGGAAGGAGAGCCGCGTGTCTGTTTCAGGAGATGTGCAGCGCTTCAACAGTGCAAATGAAGATAATGTGACTCAG GTGCGAGACTTCTATACCAAAGTGCTGAAGGAGGATGAGCGCCAAAGGCTGTGCAAGAACATTGCTGATCATCTTAAGGATGCGCAACTCTTCATTCAGAAGAGAGCT GTGAAAAACTTCACTGATGTTCATCCTGACTATGGTGCTCGTATTCAGGCTTTTCTGGACAAATACAATGCTGACAGTGGGAAGAAG gATGTTATCAGGACATACACGCAGTCCACGTCTCGTATGTCTGCCAAAGAGAGATCCAACTTGTAA